One part of the Ursus arctos isolate Adak ecotype North America unplaced genomic scaffold, UrsArc2.0 scaffold_14, whole genome shotgun sequence genome encodes these proteins:
- the TSPAN16 gene encoding LOW QUALITY PROTEIN: tetraspanin-16 (The sequence of the model RefSeq protein was modified relative to this genomic sequence to represent the inferred CDS: deleted 1 base in 1 codon; substituted 1 base at 1 genomic stop codon): MAEMHTLYSSLKRLLSFFNGFMVMSGVILSGLGIYVKFRRAVLTRVLGLSSVYLLHIGYLCLAMGCITVPVGFAGWYGATRESRGTLLFCFLFTVIVLIIEITVAAGVLALFHIVXEVALEQVFVTLRKNYRGYRAPDDYSTERDLAMEKLKCSWVKDYTDFSCSSFEMTAPFDYTALGRLQLEWGSLGAAVIQLPGILATLLLFIKLG; the protein is encoded by the exons ATGGCTGAAATGCACACTCTGTATTCTTCCCTGAAGAGACTGTTATCTTTCTTCAATGGCTTCATGGTT ATGTCTGGTGTGATCCTCAGTGGCCTGGGCATCTATGTCAAGTTCAGAAGGGCTGTCCTGACAAGGGTCCTTGGGCTGTCCTCTGTATATCTCCTTCACATTGGCTACCTGTGCCTGGCAATGGGCTGCATCACAGTGCCGGTTGGCTTTGCTGGGTGGTACGGAGCAACCAGAGAAAGCAGGGGCACTCTCTTGTTT TGTTTCCTGTTCACGGTTATCGTTCTCATCATTGAAATCACAGTTGCCGCAGGGGTCCTTGCCTTGTTTCACATT GTTTAAGAAGTGGCCTTGGAGCAAGTCTTCGTGACCCTGAGGAAGAATTACAGAGGTTACCGAGCACCAGATGACTATTCCACAGAACGGGACTTGGCCATGGAGAAG CTGAAGTGCAGCTGGGTGAAGGACTACACAGATTTTTCTTGCTCTTCCTTCGAAATGACAGCTCCTTTTGACTATACAGCTTTGGGGA GGCTTCAACTTGAGTGGGGCTCACTGGGGGCAGCAGTGATACAG CTGCCAGGAATTCTT GCCACTTTGCTGTTATTCATCAAACTAGGCTga
- the RAB3D gene encoding ras-related protein Rab-3D produces the protein MASAGDPPTGPRDAADQNFDYMFKLLLIGNSSVGKTSFLFRYADDSFTPAFVSTVGIDFKVKTVYRHDKRIKLQIWDTAGQERYRTITTAYYRGAMGFLLMYDVANQESFAAVQDWATQIKTYSWDNAQVILVGNKCDLEDERVVPTEDGRRLADDLGFEFFEASAKENINVKQVFERLVDVICEKMNESLEPSSSPGSNGKGPALGDAPAPEPSSCSC, from the exons ATGGCATCAGCCGGAGACCCCCCCACAGGCCCACGGGATGCAGCCGACCAGAACTTCGACTACATGTTCAAGCTGCTGCTCATTGGCAACAGCAGCGTGGGCAAGACGTCCTTCCTGTTCCGCTACGCGGACGACTCCTTCACACCTGCCTTTGTCAGCACAGTGGGCATCGACTTCAAGGTCAAGACGGTCTACCGCCATGACAAGAGGATCAAGCTGCAGATCTGG GACACGGCGGGCCAGGAGCGCTACCGCACAATCACCACAGCCTACTACCGCGGAGCCATGGGCTTCCTGCTCATGTATGACGTTGCCAACCAGGAGTCCTTCGCCGCTGTGCAGGACTG GGCCACACAGATCAAGACCTACTCTTGGGACAACGCTCAGGTGATCCTTGTGGGGAACAAGTGTGATCTGGAAGATGAGCGGGTCGTGCCTACTGAGGATGGCCGGAGGCTCGCCGATGACCTTG GTTTTGAGTTCTTTGAGGCCAGCGCCAAGGAGAACATCAACGTGAAGCAGGTCTTTGAGCGCCTGGTGGATGTCATCTGTGAGAAGATGAACGAGTCCCTCGAACCCAGCTCCAGCCCAGGGAGCAATGGGAAAGGCCCGGCCTTGGGGGATGCCCCAGCCCCTGAGCCCAGCAGCTGCAGCTGCTAG
- the TMEM205 gene encoding transmembrane protein 205 — protein MEEGGNPGSLTKMVYLLVLSGAWGMQMWVTFVSGFLLFRNLPRHTFGLVQSKLFPFYFHISMGCAFINLCILAPQHALAQLTFWEASQLCLLLLNLVLSAINARWLEPRTTAAMRALHRVEKERGLGGEVPGSHQGPDPYRQLRGQDPKYSALRQTFFRYHGLSSICNLGCLLSNGLCLAGLAGGLRSL, from the exons ATGGAGGAAGGCGGGAATCCAGGAAGCCTGACTAAGATGGTCTATCTACTGGTCTTGTCAGGGGCCTGGGGCATGCAAATGTGGGTGACCTTCGTCTCAG GCTTCCTGCTTTTCCGAAACCTTCCCCGACATACTTTCGGCCTCGTGCAGAGCAAACTCTTCCCTTTCTACTTTCACATCTCCATGGGCTGTGCTTTCATCAACCTCTGCATCTTGGCTCCACAACATGCCTTGGCTCAGCTCACATTCTGGGAGGCCAGCCAG CTTTGCCTGCTGCTGCTGAACCTCGTGCTGTCCGCCATCAATGCCCGCTGGCTGGAGCCCCGCACCACAGCTGCCATGCGGGCCCTGCACAGGGTGGAGAAGGAGCGGGGTCTGGGCGGGGAGGTGCCTGGAAGCCACCAGGGCCCCGACCCCTACCGCCAGCTGCGGGGGCAGGACCCCAAGTACAGTGCCCTCCGCCAGACCTTTTTCCGCTACCATGGCCTGTCCTCCATTTGCAATCTGGGCTGCCTCCTGAGCAATGGGCTGTGCCTTGCAGGCCTTGCCGGGGGCCTCAGGAGCCTCTAG
- the CCDC159 gene encoding coiled-coil domain-containing protein 159 isoform X1: protein MRWCPHGIKFQRHSWGLASRSLRGEHEQVKPLETNSSKVKVKSTMMIPDSQLLRCELESLKSQLQAQTKAFEFLNHSVTMLEKESCLQQIKIQQLEEVLSPVSRQTEKEGHKWGVEQGRQELYGALAQGLQGLQKTLRDSEEVQRARTTRCLQLLAQEIRDSKKFLWEELELVREEVTFIYQKLQAQEDEITENLVNIQKMQKTQVKCRKVLTKMKQQGYETSNWPETEEMPPGGSGSWRDDLQKELSDIWSAVHLLQNCFDGFTMSSGGRPRALNLRGYRGHRGLSPLLPSWDSDSDSDQDPSQPPFSKSRSFPSA, encoded by the exons ATGCGATGGTGTCCCCACGGGATCAAATTTCAGCGTCACAGCTGGGGACTGGCTTCGCGGTCCTTGaggggagagcatgagcaggtg AAACCCTTGGAGACCAACTCTTCCAAAGTCAAAG TTAAGTCCACCATGATGATTCCCGACTCCCAGCTCTTGCGCTGTGAACTGGAGTCACTCAAGAGCCAGCTACAGGCCCAGACCAAG GCTTTTGAGTTCCTAAACCACTCAGTGACCATGTTGGAGAAGGAGAGCTGTCTGCAGCAAATCAAGATCCAACAGCTTGAAG AGGTGCTGAGTCCTGTGAGCcgccagacagagaaggagggacacAAGTGGGGCGTGGAGCAGGGACGGCAGGAGCTGTATGGGGCCCTGGCTCAAGGCCTCCAGGGGCTACAGAAGACCCTGCGTGACAGCGAGGAGGTGCAGAGGGCCCGCACCACTCGCTGTCTGCAGCTGCTGGCCCAGGAGATCCGGGACAG CAAAAAGTTCCTGTGGGAGGAGCTGGAGCTGGTGCGGGAGGAGGTGACCTTCATCTACCAGAAGCTGC aggCTCAGGAGGACGAGATCACAGAGAACCTGGTAAACATCCAGAAGATGCAGAAGACACAGGTGAAGTGCCGCAAG GTCCTGACCAAGATGAAGCAGCAGGGATATGAGACATCCAACTGGCCGGAGACTGAGGAGATGCCACCAGGAGGCAGTGGCTCCTGGAGGGATGACCTCCAAAAGGAGCTGAGTGACATATG GTCTGCTGTGCACTTGCTGCAGAACTGCTTCGATGGCTTCACCATGTCCTCAGGGGGCCGCCCCAGGGCCTTGAACCTCCGGG GCTACAGGGGGCACCGAGGCCTGAGCCCTTTGCTCCCCTCCTGGGACTCAGACTCAGACTCAGACCAGGACCCTTCCCAGCCACCGTTCAGCAAGAGCCGCTCCTTCCCATCTG CCTGA
- the CCDC159 gene encoding coiled-coil domain-containing protein 159 isoform X2, giving the protein MSRWYVKPLETNSSKVKVKSTMMIPDSQLLRCELESLKSQLQAQTKAFEFLNHSVTMLEKESCLQQIKIQQLEEVLSPVSRQTEKEGHKWGVEQGRQELYGALAQGLQGLQKTLRDSEEVQRARTTRCLQLLAQEIRDSKKFLWEELELVREEVTFIYQKLQAQEDEITENLVNIQKMQKTQVKCRKVLTKMKQQGYETSNWPETEEMPPGGSGSWRDDLQKELSDIWSAVHLLQNCFDGFTMSSGGRPRALNLRGYRGHRGLSPLLPSWDSDSDSDQDPSQPPFSKSRSFPSA; this is encoded by the exons atgagcaggtggtaTGTG AAACCCTTGGAGACCAACTCTTCCAAAGTCAAAG TTAAGTCCACCATGATGATTCCCGACTCCCAGCTCTTGCGCTGTGAACTGGAGTCACTCAAGAGCCAGCTACAGGCCCAGACCAAG GCTTTTGAGTTCCTAAACCACTCAGTGACCATGTTGGAGAAGGAGAGCTGTCTGCAGCAAATCAAGATCCAACAGCTTGAAG AGGTGCTGAGTCCTGTGAGCcgccagacagagaaggagggacacAAGTGGGGCGTGGAGCAGGGACGGCAGGAGCTGTATGGGGCCCTGGCTCAAGGCCTCCAGGGGCTACAGAAGACCCTGCGTGACAGCGAGGAGGTGCAGAGGGCCCGCACCACTCGCTGTCTGCAGCTGCTGGCCCAGGAGATCCGGGACAG CAAAAAGTTCCTGTGGGAGGAGCTGGAGCTGGTGCGGGAGGAGGTGACCTTCATCTACCAGAAGCTGC aggCTCAGGAGGACGAGATCACAGAGAACCTGGTAAACATCCAGAAGATGCAGAAGACACAGGTGAAGTGCCGCAAG GTCCTGACCAAGATGAAGCAGCAGGGATATGAGACATCCAACTGGCCGGAGACTGAGGAGATGCCACCAGGAGGCAGTGGCTCCTGGAGGGATGACCTCCAAAAGGAGCTGAGTGACATATG GTCTGCTGTGCACTTGCTGCAGAACTGCTTCGATGGCTTCACCATGTCCTCAGGGGGCCGCCCCAGGGCCTTGAACCTCCGGG GCTACAGGGGGCACCGAGGCCTGAGCCCTTTGCTCCCCTCCTGGGACTCAGACTCAGACTCAGACCAGGACCCTTCCCAGCCACCGTTCAGCAAGAGCCGCTCCTTCCCATCTG CCTGA
- the CCDC159 gene encoding coiled-coil domain-containing protein 159 isoform X3, with translation MMIPDSQLLRCELESLKSQLQAQTKAFEFLNHSVTMLEKESCLQQIKIQQLEEVLSPVSRQTEKEGHKWGVEQGRQELYGALAQGLQGLQKTLRDSEEVQRARTTRCLQLLAQEIRDSKKFLWEELELVREEVTFIYQKLQAQEDEITENLVNIQKMQKTQVKCRKVLTKMKQQGYETSNWPETEEMPPGGSGSWRDDLQKELSDIWSAVHLLQNCFDGFTMSSGGRPRALNLRGYRGHRGLSPLLPSWDSDSDSDQDPSQPPFSKSRSFPSA, from the exons ATGATGATTCCCGACTCCCAGCTCTTGCGCTGTGAACTGGAGTCACTCAAGAGCCAGCTACAGGCCCAGACCAAG GCTTTTGAGTTCCTAAACCACTCAGTGACCATGTTGGAGAAGGAGAGCTGTCTGCAGCAAATCAAGATCCAACAGCTTGAAG AGGTGCTGAGTCCTGTGAGCcgccagacagagaaggagggacacAAGTGGGGCGTGGAGCAGGGACGGCAGGAGCTGTATGGGGCCCTGGCTCAAGGCCTCCAGGGGCTACAGAAGACCCTGCGTGACAGCGAGGAGGTGCAGAGGGCCCGCACCACTCGCTGTCTGCAGCTGCTGGCCCAGGAGATCCGGGACAG CAAAAAGTTCCTGTGGGAGGAGCTGGAGCTGGTGCGGGAGGAGGTGACCTTCATCTACCAGAAGCTGC aggCTCAGGAGGACGAGATCACAGAGAACCTGGTAAACATCCAGAAGATGCAGAAGACACAGGTGAAGTGCCGCAAG GTCCTGACCAAGATGAAGCAGCAGGGATATGAGACATCCAACTGGCCGGAGACTGAGGAGATGCCACCAGGAGGCAGTGGCTCCTGGAGGGATGACCTCCAAAAGGAGCTGAGTGACATATG GTCTGCTGTGCACTTGCTGCAGAACTGCTTCGATGGCTTCACCATGTCCTCAGGGGGCCGCCCCAGGGCCTTGAACCTCCGGG GCTACAGGGGGCACCGAGGCCTGAGCCCTTTGCTCCCCTCCTGGGACTCAGACTCAGACTCAGACCAGGACCCTTCCCAGCCACCGTTCAGCAAGAGCCGCTCCTTCCCATCTG CCTGA